In the Roseibium sp. HPY-6 genome, one interval contains:
- a CDS encoding GNAT family N-acetyltransferase: MRQNLFSPRKLVRRFSPAMRTGVAATKTTHPGPPVRTPVKTGETLGRVGPLEVRMARNFKEVKKAQRLRYEVFYEEMSAVADAHTIATRRDADPFDAYCDHLLVVDHDTLKRNKLGRLKPEIVGTYRLLRQDVAEQHSGFYTSGEYDVQKIIGANPDKRFLELGRSCVLKPYRNKKTVELLWHGIWSYVLRHKIDVMLGCASIEGTNPDALAQQLSFLHHNARAPEEWRVRAVEDRYVEMNRIPADQIDAKAALRALPPLVKGYLRLGAFIGDGAVVDHQFSTTDVLIIMPVSELNTRYVNYYGADASRYSS; this comes from the coding sequence ATGCGGCAAAACCTGTTTTCACCGAGAAAGCTCGTGCGAAGGTTTTCGCCTGCGATGCGCACCGGCGTCGCCGCGACAAAGACCACACACCCGGGTCCGCCAGTCCGCACTCCGGTCAAAACCGGTGAAACTCTCGGCAGGGTCGGCCCCCTCGAAGTGCGCATGGCCCGGAACTTCAAGGAAGTCAAAAAGGCGCAGCGGCTTCGGTATGAGGTTTTCTATGAGGAAATGTCCGCTGTCGCCGATGCTCATACCATCGCGACACGCCGCGATGCGGACCCGTTCGATGCCTACTGCGATCACCTTCTTGTCGTCGACCACGACACTCTCAAGCGCAACAAGCTCGGCCGGTTGAAGCCCGAGATTGTCGGAACGTACAGGCTGTTGCGGCAGGACGTGGCCGAGCAGCACAGCGGCTTCTACACCTCCGGCGAATATGACGTTCAAAAGATTATCGGAGCCAATCCGGACAAGCGCTTTCTGGAGCTCGGACGCTCGTGCGTGCTGAAGCCCTACCGCAACAAGAAGACCGTCGAATTGTTGTGGCACGGCATCTGGTCGTACGTTTTGCGGCACAAGATCGATGTGATGCTCGGGTGCGCCTCGATCGAAGGCACAAATCCAGACGCCCTGGCTCAGCAGTTGTCTTTCCTGCACCACAATGCGCGGGCACCGGAAGAATGGCGGGTCCGCGCGGTTGAAGACCGATATGTCGAGATGAACCGGATCCCGGCTGACCAGATCGATGCCAAGGCAGCGCTGCGCGCTTTGCCGCCACTCGTCAAAGGTTATCTGAGACTTGGGGCATTCATTGGTGACGGCGCAGTGGTGGATCATCAGTTCAGCACCACGGATGTGCTCATCATCATGCCGGTGTCTGAACTTAACACGCGCTACGTCAATTATTATGGTGCGGATGCCAGCCGGTATTCCAGCTGA
- a CDS encoding ATP-binding protein, with translation MSAPKKTLQHLAVFGLALGLLTGLFLVSTDGLNRFLGVGLAFFAGGLAVWRLLADDLHRSVQAHQVKDEKIRRLMARIEELEDQTWELGESDERHASILSTLGDVVVRRDADGVITYVNSAAEDVFGHTHELRPGNALQLPTISRDDPLMPATSSQEAAPVGTGFQDLHILTAQGPRWFSRIDVPVRDTATDRQLVQTVLRDVTERRLIEEELLAARHTAESSNEAKSRFLATVSHEIRTPLNGILGMASLLRDTRLTKEQDAYIDALETSGETLLLLIDEVLDFSKVEAGKLDIHAAPVKVGALAENVVELLAPKAHAKGLEIGAMVDPALPDEITLDATRVRQILFNLIGNGVKFTDDGGVSVTLTGRAQAVSGSVLEIDVRDTGIGFDESEAERLFREFEQVDHGPARKFGGTGLGLAIAQRLARLMGGSITARPGSEGGGHFTVCLPIPETLSGNSDPRLAMLEDKTIVFVSNSRIECPLLCERLARHNAKVSVEAPGSDSLVHALTNADLIVVDNAALADSGGWLASARLAGSEAPAVVLISPAERDRLDHLRSAGYAAYLIRPVRIETLIQIFSGLFGGAIDGLAWDAGARPVESGDAARRAIAPARPLRLLVAEDNDINRLLSEAMLRKLGHIPVMVVDGETAVEEAAGGTFDAILMDLHMPGLDGFEAIRKIREDEAAESRPPVPVLIVTADVMQDARDKAVEVGAAGYLTKPLSVDSISQALESIGRA, from the coding sequence GTGTCTGCACCGAAGAAAACCTTGCAGCATCTGGCCGTTTTCGGGCTCGCCCTCGGCCTGCTCACAGGTCTCTTTCTTGTGTCCACGGATGGTTTGAACCGCTTTCTGGGCGTTGGCCTTGCCTTCTTCGCGGGCGGCCTCGCGGTCTGGCGGCTCTTGGCGGACGATCTCCATCGTTCGGTGCAGGCGCACCAGGTCAAGGACGAAAAGATCCGGCGTCTGATGGCGCGAATCGAGGAGTTGGAAGACCAGACCTGGGAACTTGGCGAATCGGACGAGCGCCACGCGAGCATCCTGTCAACGCTCGGCGATGTGGTGGTCCGGCGTGACGCGGACGGCGTGATCACCTATGTCAATTCTGCTGCCGAAGATGTTTTCGGACATACCCATGAACTGCGTCCGGGCAACGCCCTGCAACTCCCGACAATCAGCCGAGATGATCCCTTGATGCCGGCGACTTCATCGCAGGAGGCAGCCCCGGTCGGTACCGGCTTCCAGGATTTGCATATTCTAACGGCCCAGGGACCACGCTGGTTCTCACGCATTGATGTCCCGGTCCGCGACACCGCAACCGACAGGCAACTTGTGCAGACCGTTCTTCGGGACGTGACCGAGCGACGGCTGATTGAGGAAGAGTTGCTTGCTGCCCGGCATACGGCGGAAAGCTCGAATGAAGCGAAATCTCGTTTCCTGGCAACCGTGAGCCACGAAATACGGACACCGCTCAACGGCATTCTGGGAATGGCGTCGCTCTTGCGGGACACCCGTCTGACAAAAGAGCAGGACGCCTATATTGATGCGCTCGAAACCTCCGGCGAAACGTTGCTGCTGTTGATCGACGAGGTCCTTGATTTTTCGAAAGTGGAAGCCGGCAAGCTCGACATTCATGCGGCACCGGTCAAGGTCGGAGCGCTGGCGGAAAACGTTGTTGAACTGCTCGCCCCGAAAGCACATGCAAAAGGGCTCGAGATCGGTGCGATGGTCGATCCGGCACTGCCGGACGAGATCACGCTCGATGCAACACGCGTCCGCCAGATCCTCTTCAACCTGATCGGAAACGGCGTCAAGTTTACAGATGACGGTGGCGTCTCGGTCACATTGACAGGCAGAGCGCAGGCTGTCAGCGGCAGTGTCCTTGAAATCGACGTGCGTGATACCGGCATCGGTTTTGACGAAAGCGAAGCAGAACGGTTGTTCCGCGAGTTCGAGCAGGTTGATCATGGCCCCGCGCGCAAGTTCGGCGGCACGGGACTGGGACTGGCGATCGCCCAAAGGCTCGCCCGCCTCATGGGCGGCTCGATCACAGCACGGCCCGGGTCTGAAGGTGGCGGCCATTTCACGGTTTGCCTGCCGATACCGGAGACGCTGTCCGGCAACTCCGATCCCCGGCTCGCGATGCTTGAAGACAAGACCATCGTATTCGTCAGCAACAGCCGAATCGAATGCCCGCTCCTGTGTGAGCGGCTTGCCCGGCACAATGCCAAGGTTTCGGTAGAAGCGCCTGGCAGCGACAGCCTGGTTCATGCACTGACCAATGCCGATCTCATCGTTGTCGACAACGCGGCGCTGGCAGACAGCGGCGGCTGGCTGGCATCGGCGAGGCTTGCAGGAAGCGAAGCTCCCGCCGTCGTTCTCATTTCACCTGCCGAGCGTGACCGCCTCGATCATCTTCGCTCTGCAGGATATGCGGCTTATCTGATCCGGCCCGTGAGGATAGAAACTCTCATCCAGATCTTTTCCGGGCTGTTTGGCGGTGCGATCGATGGTCTTGCCTGGGACGCGGGTGCGCGCCCCGTTGAGAGTGGCGACGCTGCCCGGCGCGCCATTGCACCGGCGCGGCCGCTGCGCCTGCTTGTCGCGGAAGACAACGACATCAACCGTCTTCTCAGTGAAGCGATGCTGCGCAAGCTCGGTCACATCCCGGTGATGGTCGTCGACGGCGAAACTGCCGTTGAAGAAGCAGCGGGCGGTACATTCGATGCCATCCTGATGGATCTGCATATGCCGGGTCTCGACGGGTTTGAGGCAATCCGGAAAATCCGCGAGGATGAAGCAGCTGAATCGCGGCCGCCCGTGCCGGTTCTGATCGTCACTGCAGACGTTATGCAGGATGCTCGCGACAAGGCCGTTGAGGTTGGTGCCGCCGGCTATCTGACAAAGCCGCTTTCGGTCGATTCAATCTCCCAGGCCCTCGAATCAATCGGTCGCGCCTGA